In Bacteroidota bacterium, a single window of DNA contains:
- a CDS encoding DUF4406 domain-containing protein has product MKKVIYIAGKVTGEDPGLCAAKFEAAEREIENAGFKAVNPIKEVGNPDENWKTAMRICISHLVACDGIYLLPDYSQSRGAMAEVLLCRALGMPEFCSPQALKDYYVEGKRSARKQDSFIDYVHATKRKSLTTINSFSLPLELRVAIEDLIIAYDQMEARMDN; this is encoded by the coding sequence ATGAAAAAGGTTATCTACATAGCAGGAAAAGTCACAGGCGAAGACCCAGGCTTGTGTGCAGCTAAATTTGAAGCTGCCGAAAGAGAAATTGAAAACGCAGGTTTTAAGGCTGTCAACCCAATCAAGGAAGTTGGCAATCCGGATGAGAACTGGAAAACCGCCATGCGCATCTGCATTAGCCACCTGGTGGCTTGCGATGGCATCTACCTGTTGCCGGATTACAGTCAAAGCAGAGGAGCAATGGCAGAGGTGCTGCTGTGCAGAGCCTTGGGCATGCCCGAATTTTGCAGCCCACAAGCCCTCAAAGACTACTACGTTGAGGGCAAACGCAGCGCGCGCAAACAAGACAGCTTTATTGACTACGTGCATGCCACCAAGCGCAAAAGCCTAACCACCATCAATAGTTTTTCCCTGCCTCTCGAACTTCGTGTAGCAATAGAGGATTTGATAATAGCTTATGACCAGATGGAAGCAAGAATGGACAATTGA